Proteins found in one Pectobacterium atrosepticum genomic segment:
- a CDS encoding L-serine ammonia-lyase codes for MVSVFDIFKIGIGPSSSHTVGPMKAGKMFTDDLVNLSFISSVTRIVVDIYGSLSLTGKGHHTDIAIIMGLAGNLPDSVNIDSIPAFIQQVKDTQRLPILNGQYEVSFPLESSLRFQPENLPLHENGMTIRAYNQQELVYSKTYYSIGGGFVVDQENFGKPNLADESAPYPFFSAQKLLQHCHDHCLSLSAIVLKNEIAMHGREALELYFADVWKTMQDCMHRGMNTEGVLPGPLRVPRRASALHRLLFINDRFSNDPMDAMDWINMFAMAVSEENAAGGRVVTAPTNGACGIIPAVLAYYDRYVQPVTPEAYLRYFLASGAVGILYKMNASISGAEVGCQGEVGVACSMAAAGLAELLGANPEQVCIAAEIGMEHNLGLTCDPVAGQVQVPCIERNAIASVKAINAARMAMRRTSEPRVSLDKVIETMYETGKDMNAKYRETSRGGLAIKVVLCE; via the coding sequence ATGGTCAGCGTATTTGATATCTTCAAAATCGGTATCGGCCCGTCCAGTTCCCATACCGTCGGCCCGATGAAAGCGGGTAAAATGTTCACTGACGATCTGGTGAACCTCTCCTTTATCTCATCGGTGACGCGTATCGTCGTTGATATTTACGGTTCGCTCTCTCTAACGGGAAAAGGGCACCACACCGATATCGCCATCATTATGGGGCTCGCGGGTAACCTGCCAGATAGCGTAAACATCGATAGTATTCCGGCCTTTATTCAACAGGTGAAAGACACCCAACGGTTACCGATACTCAACGGCCAGTATGAGGTCAGCTTCCCGCTGGAATCTTCCCTGCGTTTCCAACCGGAAAACCTGCCGCTGCATGAAAACGGCATGACTATTCGCGCCTACAACCAACAAGAGCTGGTCTATAGCAAAACGTATTACTCCATCGGGGGCGGATTCGTCGTCGATCAGGAAAATTTCGGCAAACCCAATTTGGCAGACGAAAGCGCGCCCTACCCATTCTTTTCTGCCCAGAAGTTGCTGCAACATTGTCACGATCACTGCTTGTCTTTATCCGCCATCGTCCTGAAAAACGAGATCGCGATGCATGGACGAGAAGCGCTTGAGCTCTATTTTGCCGACGTGTGGAAGACCATGCAGGACTGCATGCATCGCGGCATGAATACTGAAGGGGTGTTGCCCGGCCCATTACGTGTTCCGCGCCGTGCGTCAGCGCTGCATCGCTTGCTGTTCATCAACGATCGTTTTTCTAATGACCCGATGGATGCCATGGACTGGATTAACATGTTCGCGATGGCCGTATCGGAAGAAAATGCAGCGGGCGGGCGTGTCGTCACAGCGCCGACTAACGGCGCGTGCGGCATTATTCCCGCCGTATTGGCCTATTACGATCGCTACGTTCAACCCGTTACCCCAGAAGCGTATCTGCGCTACTTTCTGGCATCCGGTGCTGTCGGCATACTTTACAAAATGAACGCCTCTATTTCCGGTGCCGAAGTTGGCTGCCAGGGGGAAGTCGGCGTTGCCTGTTCGATGGCCGCTGCTGGTCTAGCTGAGTTACTGGGTGCCAACCCTGAACAAGTGTGCATCGCCGCAGAAATTGGCATGGAGCATAATCTCGGGCTGACGTGCGATCCGGTAGCGGGTCAGGTTCAGGTGCCGTGTATTGAACGTAACGCTATCGCCTCCGTGAAGGCGATCAACGCAGCAAGAATGGCAATGCGCCGTACCAGCGAGCCACGCGTATCGCTGGATAAGGTCATTGAAACCATGTATGAAACCGGCAAAGACATGAATGCCAAGTACCGAGAAACGTCTCGCGGGGGGTTGGCCATCAAAGTGGTTCTGTGCGAATAA
- a CDS encoding helix-turn-helix domain-containing protein: protein MKFSTMNEGDIITELCRRIKDSRIQQRLSQVDLAELAGLGIATIKRAEMGESITLSSLLSILRGLNRLHQIEGVLFDAEVESFHAQISGEKKQTPLRIRKKAATFPAQALTKHENIKKPANSTVDWYIAAAENNIVWSLPESDKK from the coding sequence ATGAAATTCAGTACCATGAACGAAGGCGACATTATTACCGAGCTGTGCCGGAGAATAAAAGACTCCAGAATTCAGCAACGTTTATCGCAGGTCGATCTTGCCGAACTGGCGGGACTGGGGATTGCGACGATCAAGCGTGCTGAAATGGGCGAATCCATTACGCTCAGTAGCCTGCTCTCTATTTTGCGTGGGTTGAACCGTCTGCATCAGATTGAGGGTGTGCTCTTCGACGCTGAAGTAGAGTCCTTCCATGCGCAGATCAGCGGTGAGAAAAAACAGACGCCGCTGCGTATCAGAAAGAAAGCCGCAACGTTTCCTGCCCAAGCGCTCACCAAACATGAAAATATCAAGAAGCCGGCTAACAGTACCGTTGACTGGTACATCGCGGCGGCTGAAAACAATATTGTCTGGTCGCTGCCTGAAAGCGATAAAAAATAA
- the pstB gene encoding phosphate ABC transporter ATP-binding protein, giving the protein MGFMTQKEMAPLPDVHQLSDEQTTLTVEHLNLYYGNKQALNDISIRIPKNQVTALIGPSGCGKSTLLRCFNRMNDLVDDCRTEGDIRLNGMPINDPQLDVAVLRRRIGMVFQRPNPFPKSIYENVIYGLRLQGLRDRRLLDDAVERALRAAALWHEVKDRLSDNALTLSSGQQQRLVIARAIAIEPEVLLLDEPTSALDPISTLIVEELMGTLKQHFTLVLVTHNMQQAARVSDYTAFINQGKLIEYNRTDDLFTSPTQRRTEDYITGRFG; this is encoded by the coding sequence ATGGGATTTATGACACAAAAGGAGATGGCACCGCTGCCTGATGTTCATCAACTGAGTGATGAACAGACGACGTTAACCGTGGAACATCTGAATCTGTACTATGGTAATAAACAGGCATTGAACGATATTTCGATTCGTATTCCGAAGAATCAGGTCACGGCGCTGATCGGCCCATCGGGCTGTGGAAAATCCACCCTGTTACGCTGCTTTAACCGCATGAACGATCTGGTGGATGACTGCCGTACTGAAGGCGATATCAGACTGAACGGTATGCCCATTAACGACCCGCAGTTGGATGTTGCTGTGTTACGTCGTCGGATTGGTATGGTTTTTCAACGCCCGAATCCATTTCCCAAGTCGATTTATGAAAATGTGATTTATGGCCTGAGATTGCAGGGGCTGCGCGATCGTCGCTTACTGGATGATGCCGTTGAGCGTGCGCTGCGGGCGGCGGCGCTGTGGCATGAGGTAAAAGATCGGCTGAGTGACAATGCGCTCACGCTATCTAGCGGACAGCAGCAGCGTTTGGTGATCGCTCGGGCGATCGCCATTGAGCCAGAAGTGCTACTGTTGGACGAACCGACCTCTGCGCTCGATCCGATTTCGACGCTGATTGTTGAGGAACTGATGGGAACGCTAAAGCAGCACTTTACGCTGGTGTTGGTGACGCACAATATGCAGCAGGCGGCTCGTGTGTCGGATTACACCGCGTTTATCAATCAAGGTAAATTAATTGAGTACAACCGCACGGACGATCTGTTTACCTCTCCGACTCAGCGGCGTACAGAGGACTATATCACTGGGCGATTTGGGTGA
- the pstA gene encoding phosphate ABC transporter permease PstA has product MKRWFRSGRPWVWLTASSISISLLAMLTIIVLLAGQGMRYLWPQPVWLLTLQTEPGMQRALVGEIYAEQTLSPQQLEQAGLTSPSRESETRYLIKIGQREIYGQSFRSLLSRDIARFDQPADILVLKRTNNGTAYGYLAGMLEGEQPLVATDLPATLQHRVEQVQGLLAKTQAIRMGEMAKINQQFETLRLEEKKRQQTKTLDNQALARLQAERTELQRRFDELLRQLTALNLDINRDTVQLRDANGSVHLIPLRDIEQAWYPNAMNLWDKVSHWGEQAKYMLVHYSPDSNSAGHLFPAIFGTVLMVVLMSIVVMPLGVIAAVYLHEYAGKNSLTRWVRIAVVNLAGVPSIVYGVFGLGFFVYLIGGTLDQLFYSEALPNPTFGTPGLLWASLTLALLTLPVVIVATEEGLSRIPMSVRQGSLALGATKAETLWHVVLPMAIPAMMTGLILAVARAAGETAPLMLVGVVKSVPVLPVDDIFPYLHLERKFMHLGFQIYDLAFQSPDVEAARPLVYITALLLVLIVVGLNLAAIGIRHVLREKYRSLSL; this is encoded by the coding sequence GTGAAGCGCTGGTTCCGTTCGGGAAGGCCCTGGGTGTGGCTGACGGCATCGTCAATTTCTATTAGCCTGCTGGCAATGCTGACAATTATCGTGCTGCTGGCTGGGCAGGGAATGCGCTATCTCTGGCCGCAGCCCGTCTGGCTGCTGACGCTACAGACTGAACCGGGTATGCAACGTGCACTGGTGGGAGAAATTTATGCAGAGCAGACGCTTTCGCCTCAGCAACTGGAACAGGCCGGTTTAACCTCGCCGTCTAGGGAGTCTGAAACACGCTATTTGATCAAAATTGGCCAACGTGAAATCTACGGGCAGAGCTTTCGCTCCCTGCTGTCGCGCGATATAGCCCGTTTTGATCAGCCCGCCGACATTCTGGTGTTGAAGCGGACGAACAATGGTACGGCCTATGGCTATTTGGCTGGAATGCTGGAAGGTGAGCAGCCGCTGGTAGCGACGGATCTACCTGCAACCTTACAGCACCGCGTCGAGCAGGTGCAGGGATTGCTGGCGAAGACGCAGGCCATCCGCATGGGTGAGATGGCGAAGATCAACCAGCAGTTTGAGACGCTGCGGTTGGAAGAAAAAAAGCGGCAGCAAACCAAAACGCTTGATAATCAGGCGCTGGCGCGTCTTCAGGCTGAGCGTACTGAACTGCAACGCCGTTTCGATGAGCTGTTACGTCAGTTAACTGCACTCAATCTGGACATTAATCGCGATACCGTGCAGCTACGGGATGCGAACGGCAGTGTCCATCTTATCCCGCTCAGGGACATTGAACAGGCCTGGTATCCGAATGCGATGAACCTGTGGGATAAAGTCAGCCACTGGGGCGAGCAGGCGAAATACATGCTGGTGCACTATTCGCCGGACAGCAACAGTGCGGGTCATCTTTTTCCTGCCATTTTTGGCACAGTACTGATGGTGGTGCTGATGTCCATCGTAGTGATGCCGCTGGGAGTGATCGCTGCGGTTTATCTGCATGAATACGCGGGGAAAAACAGTTTAACGCGTTGGGTGCGAATTGCTGTAGTCAACCTGGCTGGGGTACCATCGATTGTTTACGGCGTGTTTGGGTTAGGCTTTTTTGTTTATCTCATCGGTGGCACGCTGGATCAGTTGTTCTATTCTGAAGCGTTGCCGAACCCGACGTTTGGTACGCCGGGGCTGCTGTGGGCGTCACTGACGCTGGCATTGCTGACGCTGCCGGTGGTGATTGTGGCGACGGAAGAAGGGTTGTCACGCATCCCGATGTCCGTTCGTCAGGGTTCACTGGCGCTGGGAGCCACCAAAGCCGAAACGCTGTGGCATGTCGTGTTACCAATGGCAATTCCCGCGATGATGACGGGCCTGATCCTCGCCGTTGCGCGTGCCGCAGGGGAAACTGCGCCGCTAATGTTGGTCGGTGTGGTGAAGTCGGTGCCAGTCTTACCGGTTGATGACATTTTTCCTTATCTGCATCTTGAGCGAAAATTTATGCATCTGGGATTCCAAATCTACGATCTGGCGTTCCAAAGCCCGGATGTGGAAGCCGCAAGGCCGTTGGTGTACATCACCGCGCTGCTACTGGTGTTGATTGTGGTCGGGTTAAACCTTGCGGCGATTGGGATCCGCCATGTTCTGCGTGAGAAATATCGTTCGTTATCACTCTGA
- a CDS encoding ABC transporter permease subunit, protein MVKTVNTSQYRDRRRAWVDRLTHRIVAGSGLLVLAMLLLIFFYLLYVVTPLFLSPTVNGQKTVQRHSAEPSLALGLSDNGQIGFRIDAQGYGEFIPFVENQPMSRIQLVPALSLLAQSQGERQVYALSQPDGRLLFVQPKLSRTENRPPVWDYPLGEQAYSLGLPAQPLRHLAIASVSEKRIVVAAIGQENALIVADVDESGVRQRAVITLPTGTINQLLLTPDGQQVYLLSGNTLMLWQVGASALTLREERQLQLAEPLHLALLSGGRSLLVQAADGRISQWFEVPSEKGARLTETRQFPHVAGESVLLATEAQRRVFATLNAQGELSLFASKQSHALLTQTLPAHALGLAFSPRGSAMLVETAQGLHRYQVDNPYPDIGWRGLWQKLWYENYPEPAYIWQSTSADDSYQAKFSMMPLMLGTMKAAIYAMLFATPLALSAAIYTACFMSPTLRRWIKPTLEIMGALPTVVVGLIAAIWLAPHFATYLSAILVMPILWMLAVIGCGWLIECLPTRWRVSFPVGWDALFLIPAILLTFVAGCWIAPLIEIAVLGQPLYQWLGDDFVQRNTLVAGVALGFALIPLIFSLAEDALFSVPTRLSQGSLALGATAWQTLWRVVLPSASAGIFAALMLSFGRAVGETMIVLMATGNTPIMDEGLLQGLRSLAANIAIEMPEAVTNSGHYRVLFLTALTLFVFTFIVNTLAETIRQRLRQRYRDEGENA, encoded by the coding sequence ATGGTAAAAACAGTCAACACATCACAGTATCGAGATCGTCGACGAGCGTGGGTCGATCGATTGACTCACCGCATTGTTGCGGGCAGCGGGCTGCTGGTACTCGCTATGCTGTTGTTAATTTTCTTTTATCTGCTGTATGTCGTGACGCCACTGTTCCTTTCTCCTACCGTTAACGGGCAAAAAACGGTTCAGCGCCACAGTGCAGAACCGTCGCTGGCGCTGGGCCTCAGCGACAATGGGCAAATCGGGTTTCGCATCGATGCCCAAGGCTATGGTGAGTTTATTCCGTTTGTGGAAAATCAGCCCATGTCGCGTATTCAACTGGTTCCCGCGCTGAGTTTACTGGCACAAAGTCAGGGTGAGCGGCAGGTTTATGCCTTGAGCCAGCCTGACGGCCGCCTGCTTTTCGTTCAGCCTAAGCTGTCGCGTACGGAAAACCGTCCTCCTGTCTGGGATTATCCGCTGGGTGAGCAGGCGTATTCGCTTGGGCTACCTGCGCAGCCGTTGCGCCATTTAGCGATAGCATCCGTGAGCGAAAAACGTATCGTTGTGGCTGCGATTGGGCAAGAAAATGCTTTGATTGTTGCCGATGTTGATGAAAGCGGCGTGCGGCAACGGGCTGTGATTACGCTTCCGACGGGTACGATTAACCAACTGCTGCTGACCCCAGACGGGCAGCAAGTGTATTTGCTCAGCGGCAATACCTTAATGTTGTGGCAGGTGGGCGCAAGCGCCTTGACGCTGCGGGAAGAGCGGCAATTGCAACTGGCAGAACCTCTGCATCTGGCGTTGTTGTCCGGTGGGCGATCGTTGTTGGTGCAGGCCGCTGACGGGCGTATTAGCCAATGGTTTGAGGTCCCGAGCGAAAAGGGTGCCAGGCTGACGGAAACGCGTCAGTTTCCGCACGTCGCGGGGGAATCTGTATTGCTGGCAACGGAGGCGCAGCGGCGGGTGTTCGCCACGTTGAACGCACAGGGTGAACTGTCGCTGTTTGCTAGCAAGCAGTCGCATGCGCTGCTGACGCAAACATTACCCGCTCATGCGCTGGGGCTGGCATTTTCACCGCGTGGTTCTGCCATGCTGGTTGAAACCGCGCAAGGTTTGCATCGTTATCAGGTTGATAACCCCTATCCCGACATTGGTTGGCGCGGGTTGTGGCAAAAGCTGTGGTATGAGAACTACCCAGAGCCTGCTTATATCTGGCAATCTACGTCGGCGGATGACAGCTATCAGGCCAAATTCAGCATGATGCCGCTGATGCTGGGCACGATGAAAGCCGCGATTTACGCCATGTTGTTTGCCACGCCGCTGGCGCTGTCTGCCGCGATTTATACCGCCTGCTTTATGTCGCCGACGCTGCGACGCTGGATTAAACCTACGTTGGAGATCATGGGCGCGCTGCCGACTGTCGTTGTCGGCCTGATTGCGGCCATCTGGCTGGCACCGCATTTTGCGACGTATCTATCCGCTATTCTGGTCATGCCGATTTTATGGATGCTGGCTGTGATCGGCTGCGGCTGGCTGATTGAATGCCTGCCGACGCGCTGGCGCGTCAGTTTCCCTGTCGGTTGGGATGCGCTATTCCTTATTCCTGCTATTTTGCTGACATTCGTGGCGGGTTGTTGGATTGCCCCGCTTATCGAAATAGCGGTGTTGGGCCAGCCGCTGTACCAGTGGTTGGGCGATGATTTCGTGCAACGCAATACGCTGGTGGCGGGTGTCGCTCTCGGTTTTGCGCTGATTCCGCTGATTTTTTCGCTGGCGGAAGATGCTCTGTTCAGTGTGCCAACTCGCTTAAGTCAGGGATCGCTGGCGCTGGGGGCGACGGCGTGGCAAACCTTGTGGCGTGTCGTACTGCCGTCTGCTAGCGCCGGGATTTTCGCCGCGCTGATGCTGAGTTTCGGCCGCGCCGTGGGGGAAACCATGATTGTGCTCATGGCGACGGGTAATACGCCGATTATGGATGAGGGTCTGCTTCAGGGCTTGCGTTCGCTGGCGGCGAATATCGCCATTGAAATGCCGGAAGCGGTAACGAACAGCGGCCACTATCGGGTGCTGTTTTTAACGGCGTTAACGCTGTTTGTTTTCACATTCATCGTGAATACGCTGGCTGAAACTATCCGGCAGCGCTTACGCCAACGCTACCGTGATGAAGGAGAAAATGCGTGA
- the ppk1 gene encoding polyphosphate kinase 1, which produces MGQDKLYIEKELSWLSFNERVLQEAADKSNPLIERMRFLGIYSSNLDEFYKVRFADLKRRILINEEQGLDGNLRHLLGRIQARVLKTDQLFDSLYNELLLEMARNQIFLVNERQVSPNQQEWLREYFRQYLRPHITPILIFNETNLVEFLKDNYTYLAVEIIRGNEISYALLEIPSDKIPRFVNLPAEAPRRRKTMILIDNILRYCLDDIFKGFFDYDALNAYSMKMTRDAEYDLVTEMESSLLELMSSSLKQRLTAEPVRFVYQRDMPDAMVKMLQEKLGISSFDSVIPGGRYHNFKDFISFPNVGRANLVNKSLPRLRHTGFNRFRNGFDAIRERDVLLYYPYHTFEHVLELLRQASFDPNVLSIKINIYRVAKDSRIITSMIHAAHNGKKVTVVVELQARFDEEANIHWAKRLTEAGVHVIFSVPGLKIHAKLFLISRREGENIVRYAHIGTGNFNEKTARLYTDYSLLTADERITNEVRRVFNFIENPYRPVSFEHLLVSPQNSRDKLYQLIDTEIENALANRDAGITLKVNNLVDKGLAEKLYQASSAGVKINLLVRGMCSLIPNLPGISENIQVISILDRYLEHDRVYVFNNGGDKKVYLSSADWMTRNIDYRIEVAVEILDPILKNRVLETLDILFSDTVKARVIDKESSNRYVSRGNKRKVRAQNAIYDYIKALEQPGDKPE; this is translated from the coding sequence ATGGGTCAGGACAAACTCTACATAGAGAAAGAATTAAGTTGGTTATCCTTTAATGAACGAGTACTTCAGGAAGCAGCAGATAAAAGCAATCCGTTAATCGAACGCATGCGCTTTCTTGGGATTTACTCCAGCAACCTTGATGAATTTTATAAAGTCCGTTTTGCCGATTTGAAGAGACGCATTCTGATTAACGAAGAACAAGGTCTCGACGGCAATCTGCGACATCTTTTAGGCAGAATTCAGGCTCGCGTACTAAAAACCGATCAACTCTTTGACAGCTTGTACAACGAACTGCTGCTGGAGATGGCGCGTAACCAGATTTTTTTGGTCAATGAGCGTCAGGTTTCCCCTAATCAGCAAGAGTGGCTGAGGGAATACTTCCGGCAATATCTGCGCCCGCACATTACGCCAATACTCATCTTTAACGAGACCAATTTGGTGGAGTTCCTTAAGGATAACTACACCTATCTTGCCGTCGAAATTATTCGTGGCAATGAGATCAGTTACGCCTTGTTGGAAATTCCTTCGGATAAAATACCACGCTTCGTCAACTTGCCGGCAGAAGCGCCACGCCGTCGTAAGACCATGATCCTCATCGATAACATCCTGCGTTACTGTCTGGATGATATCTTCAAGGGCTTCTTTGATTATGATGCACTGAACGCGTATTCCATGAAGATGACACGCGATGCGGAATACGATCTGGTCACGGAAATGGAATCTAGCCTGTTGGAGCTGATGTCCTCTAGCCTTAAGCAGCGCCTAACCGCCGAGCCGGTAAGGTTCGTGTATCAGCGCGATATGCCAGACGCCATGGTCAAGATGCTACAAGAAAAACTGGGGATCTCTTCCTTTGACTCCGTCATCCCCGGCGGGCGTTACCATAATTTCAAAGACTTTATTTCTTTCCCGAACGTCGGACGCGCCAATCTGGTCAACAAATCCTTGCCCCGTCTGCGGCACACTGGGTTCAACCGGTTTCGCAATGGGTTTGATGCGATTCGTGAGCGCGACGTTCTACTCTATTACCCGTATCACACCTTCGAGCATGTATTGGAGTTGCTGCGACAAGCGTCTTTTGACCCCAATGTACTGTCCATCAAAATCAATATTTACCGCGTCGCCAAGGATTCCCGCATCATTACCTCAATGATTCATGCGGCGCACAATGGCAAGAAAGTCACGGTAGTCGTAGAGTTACAGGCGCGCTTTGACGAAGAAGCGAATATTCACTGGGCCAAGCGTCTAACCGAGGCTGGCGTGCACGTAATTTTCTCGGTGCCCGGATTGAAAATTCACGCCAAGCTGTTCCTAATCTCCCGCCGTGAGGGAGAAAACATCGTGCGTTACGCGCACATCGGCACCGGTAACTTCAACGAAAAAACGGCCCGTCTGTATACCGACTATTCGCTGCTGACCGCCGACGAACGCATTACCAACGAAGTCCGTCGCGTCTTCAACTTCATTGAAAACCCCTACCGTCCGGTCAGTTTCGAGCACCTGCTGGTGTCTCCGCAAAACTCCCGCGACAAGCTTTACCAACTGATCGATACCGAGATCGAAAACGCGCTGGCTAATCGTGATGCAGGCATTACGCTTAAGGTAAATAATCTGGTGGATAAAGGGCTGGCGGAAAAGCTGTATCAGGCTTCCTCGGCAGGCGTGAAAATTAATCTGCTGGTACGCGGTATGTGTTCACTGATCCCCAATCTGCCGGGGATCAGTGAAAATATTCAGGTCATCAGTATTCTTGACCGCTATCTGGAACACGATCGGGTGTATGTCTTCAACAACGGCGGGGACAAAAAAGTCTACCTCTCCTCCGCAGACTGGATGACACGTAACATTGATTATCGCATTGAAGTCGCAGTGGAAATCCTTGATCCCATTTTGAAAAACCGCGTACTGGAAACGCTGGATATTCTGTTCAGCGATACGGTGAAAGCCCGTGTCATTGATAAAGAGTCGAGCAACCGCTATGTATCACGCGGTAACAAGCGTAAAGTACGCGCGCAAAATGCCATTTACGACTACATCAAGGCGTTGGAGCAACCTGGAGATAAGCCTGAATAA
- the ppx gene encoding exopolyphosphatase: MPLTNNEEIEMKPQEFAAIDLGSNSFHMVIARVVNGALQVLGRLKQRVHLADGLDNKSMLSEEAIQRGLSCLALFAERLQGFPAMNVSIVGTHALRQAANAQEFLRRAADIIPYPIEIISGHEEARLIFMGVEHTQPEKGRKLVIDIGGGSTELVIGEDFEPMLVESRRMGCVSFAQQFFPNGEISEANFKRARLAAAQKLETLSWEYRIYGWKFALGASGTIKATHEILVEMGEKDGLITPERLEMLRTQILQFKHFKALSLPGLSEDRQSVLVPGLAILCGIFDALAIKELRLSDGALREGVLYEMEGRFRHQDIRIRTAQSLATHYNIDREQARRVRETTQQLYAQWAEQNPSLVHPQLEAILNWASMLHEVGLGINHSGMHRHSAYILQNTNLPGFNQEQQLVLSMIVRLHRKAIKLEELPRLNLFKKKQYLPLVQLLRLATLLNNQRQATTTPESLQLHTDDNYWTLTFSHDFFTNNTLVQLDLEREQEYWQDVTGWKLVIEEEKA, from the coding sequence ATGCCGTTAACGAACAATGAAGAAATCGAGATGAAACCGCAAGAATTCGCGGCTATCGACCTGGGCTCCAATAGTTTTCACATGGTGATCGCACGCGTGGTAAACGGTGCGCTTCAAGTGTTGGGGCGTTTAAAACAGCGAGTACATCTGGCCGACGGACTAGACAACAAAAGTATGCTTAGTGAAGAAGCCATTCAACGTGGCCTAAGCTGTCTGGCACTGTTTGCTGAACGTCTGCAGGGTTTCCCGGCAATGAACGTCTCCATCGTCGGAACACACGCGTTGCGTCAGGCTGCGAACGCGCAGGAATTTTTGCGTCGCGCGGCGGACATCATTCCCTATCCGATAGAGATCATTTCCGGCCATGAAGAAGCCCGCCTGATTTTTATGGGTGTGGAGCATACGCAGCCGGAAAAAGGCCGCAAGCTGGTCATCGATATCGGCGGTGGTTCTACGGAGCTGGTTATCGGTGAAGATTTCGAGCCGATGCTGGTAGAAAGCCGTCGTATGGGGTGCGTCAGCTTCGCACAACAGTTTTTCCCAAATGGTGAAATTAGCGAAGCCAACTTCAAGCGCGCCCGACTGGCTGCGGCACAAAAACTGGAGACGCTGTCCTGGGAATACCGTATCTATGGCTGGAAATTCGCCCTTGGTGCGTCAGGAACGATCAAAGCCACGCATGAAATTCTGGTAGAAATGGGGGAAAAAGACGGCCTGATTACCCCCGAGCGGCTGGAAATGTTACGCACGCAAATCTTGCAATTTAAGCACTTCAAGGCGCTGAGCCTGCCGGGGCTGTCCGAAGACCGTCAGTCGGTGTTAGTGCCAGGTCTGGCTATCCTTTGTGGCATTTTCGATGCGCTGGCGATCAAAGAGTTACGCCTGTCTGATGGTGCATTGCGCGAAGGCGTGCTGTACGAAATGGAAGGTCGTTTCCGCCATCAGGATATTCGTATCCGTACTGCGCAGAGCCTGGCGACCCATTATAATATCGACCGTGAGCAAGCGCGACGCGTACGAGAAACCACGCAACAGCTTTATGCTCAATGGGCAGAGCAAAATCCTAGTCTGGTACACCCACAGCTTGAGGCCATCTTAAACTGGGCTTCCATGCTGCATGAGGTCGGATTGGGCATTAATCATAGTGGCATGCATCGCCATTCCGCCTACATTCTGCAAAATACCAACCTGCCCGGCTTCAATCAGGAACAGCAGCTTGTGCTGTCGATGATCGTGCGGCTACACCGTAAAGCTATCAAGCTGGAAGAACTACCACGGCTAAATCTGTTCAAAAAGAAACAATATTTGCCACTAGTGCAACTCCTGCGCCTTGCCACGCTGTTGAACAACCAGCGTCAGGCAACAACAACGCCGGAATCGCTACAGCTACATACCGATGACAATTATTGGACGCTGACGTTCTCACACGACTTCTTTACCAACAACACGCTCGTACAGTTAGATTTGGAACGCGAACAGGAATATTGGCAGGACGTCACCGGCTGGAAGCTGGTGATTGAAGAAGAAAAAGCCTGA
- a CDS encoding putative motility protein codes for MDVSQIASFAADLSTMRTSSEASAMMVKKSIDNQEAVVSGILKALPPLPANPAIGRNVNTTA; via the coding sequence ATGGATGTATCACAGATTGCATCATTCGCTGCCGACCTCAGTACGATGCGTACCAGCAGCGAGGCGAGTGCAATGATGGTGAAAAAATCAATCGATAATCAAGAAGCTGTCGTTTCCGGTATTTTGAAGGCATTACCACCTCTGCCAGCAAATCCGGCGATTGGGCGTAACGTCAATACCACGGCGTAA
- a CDS encoding DUF2633 family protein has protein sequence MSTLTHKRRLSIRPRRSGSRIASAVLLISFIILLGRFAYSTITAFGHHQDKQQQRAEQLLLPTSVLIKQKE, from the coding sequence ATGTCCACGCTTACCCACAAACGGCGATTATCGATACGCCCACGACGAAGTGGCTCTCGGATAGCTAGTGCCGTTTTGCTCATCAGCTTCATCATTCTTTTAGGCCGTTTTGCTTACTCCACCATCACCGCGTTTGGTCATCACCAAGACAAACAGCAGCAGCGTGCTGAACAATTACTGCTTCCTACCAGCGTACTCATCAAACAGAAAGAGTAG